In Armatimonadota bacterium, the following proteins share a genomic window:
- a CDS encoding 2-oxoglutarate dehydrogenase E1 component: MNQPVNDNFWQRFSPFNLAYLAEVYELAQRDPQRVPTAIRELFQRFGAPPTAEVGVTAVERADYTCGQIAGAVSLARAIRAYGHRAAQLDPLGTPPPGDPSLLPETHGITEDDLRALPAEVIGGVLSEGAHDALTVIQRMREVYQATLGYEFEHLEQAEERAWWEEAVESRRYAPPNDPIDEMALLDRLTEVGALERFLHRAFPGHIRFSLEGLGIMIPMLDELIGAAAEAGTRYILLGMAHRGRLNVLAHILGKPYEQIIAEFLGVYQSPGVSYSGSSDEGWTGDVKYHLGARRAYKGGEEISVEVYLAPNPSHLEWVNPVVEGMTRACGEKRDRAGAPEQDERISLAVLIHGDAAFPAQGIVAETLNLYRLPGYRTGGTIHLIANNQIGFTTLPQYGRSTDYASDLAKGFDLPVIHVNADDPEACLTAIRLAHAYRERFLKDVIIDLVGYRRWGHNENDEPTFTQPRMYARIARHPTVRELWVRRLVQKGLITQEEADRKLQDAIERLHALRRKVADEIELHIRRPLAGLEAGGERGGLGSLEAEEGIETAVEPAVLQRLNTEITHIPDGFHLHPKLQRPFARRREVFTADGKVDWAHAEMLAFASILAEGTPIRLTGQDVTRGTFSQRHLVLYDVETGADYNLLQNMPSAKASFEAWDSPLSEAAVLGFEYGYSVQAMDTLVLWEAQYGDFANSAQVIIDQFIVSGRSKWGQRSGLVLLLPHGYEGQGPEHSSARLERFLQLAAENNIIVANCSTPAQYFHILRRQAKLLRVDPRPLVLLTPKSLLRHPMAVSSPQELALGRFHHLLHDKRPAREAKHVRRLILCSGKVYYDLLATGRLSADSPQYDERVVVARLEQFYPFPAAEVEALVAQYPNLQEVIWLQEEPRNMGAWTFIAPRLRDILGSHLPLRYVGRTRMASPAEGTQEWHQQAQAQIVAAAFEPAGEAEPAEAVQKS, from the coding sequence ATGAATCAGCCTGTTAACGATAATTTCTGGCAGCGGTTCTCTCCGTTTAACCTTGCCTATCTTGCAGAGGTGTACGAGCTCGCTCAGCGCGACCCTCAGCGGGTACCCACCGCGATTCGTGAACTGTTTCAGCGGTTCGGTGCGCCTCCAACAGCCGAGGTGGGGGTAACTGCTGTTGAGAGAGCAGATTACACCTGCGGACAGATTGCGGGAGCAGTGTCGTTGGCAAGGGCTATCCGCGCGTACGGTCATCGTGCGGCGCAGCTGGACCCACTGGGCACTCCGCCTCCGGGCGACCCTTCTCTTCTGCCTGAAACGCACGGCATCACCGAAGACGACCTGCGCGCTTTGCCTGCTGAGGTGATAGGCGGCGTGCTCAGTGAAGGCGCCCATGACGCGCTGACGGTTATCCAGAGGATGCGCGAGGTATATCAGGCAACGCTGGGCTATGAGTTCGAGCATCTGGAACAGGCGGAGGAACGCGCCTGGTGGGAGGAGGCGGTGGAATCGCGCCGATATGCTCCGCCCAACGACCCGATAGACGAAATGGCACTGCTCGACCGCCTGACCGAGGTAGGTGCGCTGGAGCGGTTCCTGCATCGGGCGTTTCCCGGACACATCCGGTTCTCGCTGGAAGGGCTGGGCATAATGATACCGATGCTGGACGAGCTCATCGGCGCGGCGGCGGAAGCGGGCACACGCTATATCCTGCTGGGGATGGCGCACCGCGGCAGGCTCAACGTGCTGGCGCACATCCTGGGCAAACCCTACGAGCAGATTATCGCCGAGTTTTTGGGCGTGTATCAATCGCCGGGCGTCTCCTATAGCGGCAGCAGTGACGAAGGATGGACAGGCGATGTGAAATACCACCTGGGCGCACGCCGCGCATACAAAGGCGGTGAGGAAATCAGCGTCGAGGTTTATCTGGCACCGAACCCGAGCCATCTGGAATGGGTGAACCCTGTGGTAGAGGGTATGACCCGCGCCTGCGGCGAGAAACGCGACCGAGCGGGCGCACCTGAACAGGATGAACGTATCTCGCTGGCGGTGTTGATACACGGCGACGCGGCGTTCCCCGCTCAGGGCATCGTGGCGGAGACGCTGAATCTCTATCGCCTGCCCGGCTACCGTACGGGGGGCACGATTCACTTGATTGCGAACAATCAGATAGGTTTCACTACACTGCCTCAGTACGGCCGCTCCACCGACTACGCCAGCGACCTTGCCAAGGGCTTTGACCTGCCGGTGATACACGTCAACGCCGATGACCCCGAAGCCTGTCTCACTGCTATTCGCCTTGCGCATGCCTACCGTGAGCGATTCCTTAAAGATGTGATTATCGACCTTGTTGGCTATCGGCGGTGGGGGCATAACGAAAACGACGAGCCAACTTTTACCCAGCCCCGCATGTACGCACGCATTGCCCGGCATCCTACCGTGCGCGAGCTGTGGGTGCGCCGATTGGTGCAAAAAGGGCTGATAACTCAGGAGGAGGCGGATAGAAAGCTGCAAGATGCGATAGAACGTCTGCACGCCCTGAGGCGCAAGGTGGCGGACGAGATAGAATTGCACATCCGCAGACCGCTGGCGGGGCTGGAAGCAGGCGGCGAGCGGGGTGGGCTAGGCAGCCTCGAAGCGGAGGAGGGTATCGAAACCGCCGTAGAGCCTGCAGTGCTGCAAAGGCTGAACACCGAAATTACTCATATCCCCGACGGCTTCCACCTGCATCCCAAGCTGCAACGTCCCTTTGCGCGGCGGCGCGAGGTGTTTACTGCGGATGGCAAGGTGGACTGGGCACATGCGGAGATGCTTGCCTTCGCATCCATCCTCGCCGAGGGGACGCCTATCCGCCTGACGGGGCAGGATGTGACGCGCGGCACCTTCAGTCAGCGACATCTGGTGCTGTATGACGTGGAAACTGGAGCGGATTACAATCTGCTCCAGAACATGCCCTCGGCGAAGGCATCATTCGAGGCGTGGGATAGTCCCCTCTCGGAAGCGGCGGTGCTGGGCTTTGAGTACGGTTACAGTGTACAGGCGATGGACACGCTGGTGCTGTGGGAGGCACAGTATGGTGACTTCGCCAATTCTGCACAGGTGATTATTGACCAGTTTATTGTGTCGGGACGCTCCAAATGGGGACAGCGTAGCGGATTGGTTCTGCTCCTGCCGCACGGCTACGAGGGGCAGGGACCGGAGCACTCCAGCGCACGTCTGGAGCGGTTCTTACAGCTGGCGGCAGAGAACAACATCATCGTGGCGAACTGCTCGACGCCTGCACAGTACTTCCACATCCTGCGCCGGCAGGCGAAGCTGCTTCGGGTAGACCCGCGCCCGCTGGTGCTGTTGACACCCAAGAGCCTGCTGCGCCATCCGATGGCGGTCTCCTCGCCCCAAGAGCTGGCGCTGGGGCGGTTTCATCATCTGTTGCATGACAAGCGTCCCGCACGCGAGGCAAAGCACGTCAGACGCCTTATCCTGTGCAGTGGCAAGGTGTACTACGACCTGCTGGCGACGGGCAGGCTCAGTGCCGATTCACCGCAGTATGACGAAAGGGTAGTGGTAGCACGGTTAGAGCAGTTCTATCCCTTCCCTGCAGCAGAGGTAGAAGCATTGGTGGCGCAATATCCCAACCTGCAGGAGGTAATCTGGTTGCAGGAAGAGCCGCGCAATATGGGCGCATGGACGTTCATCGCGCCACGCCTGCGAGATATTCTCGGCAGCCACCTACCACTGCGCTACGTTGGGCGCACACGTATGGCAAGCCCTGCGGAAGGCACGCAGGAGTGGCATCAGCAGGCGCAGGCGCAGATCGTCGCCGCCGCTTTTGAGCCCGCAGGCGAAGCTGAACCGGCGGAAGCGGTGCAAAAATCATAA
- a CDS encoding dihydrolipoyllysine-residue succinyltransferase component of 2-oxoglutarate dehydrogenase complex, translated as MPIEIRVPMLAESVVEATVGRWLKREGERVSVGEPLVELETDKVNAEVPADEAGVLQQILRQEGEVVRPGDVLGVLLELEAAAESGAPTPTPVKEEEEGRATPIARKMAGELGIDLRELRGTGPGGKVTKEDVQAAARLKQQIEESIYEPVVQEPAVPPPPVEERVSLPAAPARAETRQRLSRRRLTIARRLVEAQHTAAMLTTFNEVDMSAVMALRAKWKERFQQQYGVSLGFMPFFVKAVIGALREFPQLNAELQGEELVLKHYYDIGIAIGDPEGLVVPVLRDADKMSFVQIEKAIAQFVEKARNRTLTLEELQGGTFTITNGGVFGSLLSTPILNPPQVGILGMHRIQERPVVVEGQIVIRPMMYVALSYDHRVVDGREAVLFLVRVKQLVEDPERLLLEG; from the coding sequence ATGCCGATAGAGATTCGCGTTCCGATGCTGGCGGAGTCGGTCGTGGAGGCGACTGTTGGCAGGTGGCTCAAGCGCGAAGGGGAGCGGGTATCGGTCGGGGAACCGCTGGTGGAGCTGGAAACCGACAAGGTGAACGCGGAAGTACCGGCGGACGAAGCAGGCGTGCTCCAGCAAATCCTGCGACAAGAAGGCGAGGTGGTACGCCCTGGTGATGTACTGGGGGTGTTACTGGAGTTGGAGGCAGCCGCCGAGTCTGGCGCTCCCACACCCACTCCGGTGAAAGAGGAGGAAGAGGGACGAGCTACACCCATCGCCCGCAAAATGGCGGGGGAGCTGGGCATCGACCTGCGCGAGCTGCGCGGCACCGGACCGGGCGGCAAGGTGACCAAAGAGGACGTGCAGGCCGCCGCCCGTCTGAAGCAGCAGATAGAGGAGAGCATCTACGAACCGGTCGTGCAGGAGCCTGCTGTGCCACCTCCGCCCGTGGAGGAGCGCGTATCGCTTCCTGCCGCCCCTGCACGTGCGGAAACGCGCCAGAGGCTTTCGCGTCGCCGACTCACTATCGCCCGCCGTCTGGTGGAGGCGCAACATACCGCTGCCATGCTCACCACCTTCAACGAGGTAGATATGAGCGCGGTGATGGCATTGCGGGCGAAGTGGAAGGAAAGATTCCAACAGCAGTACGGCGTAAGCCTCGGCTTCATGCCCTTCTTCGTGAAAGCGGTTATTGGGGCGTTGCGTGAGTTCCCGCAGCTGAACGCCGAACTGCAGGGCGAAGAGCTGGTGCTCAAGCATTACTACGATATCGGTATTGCCATAGGCGACCCGGAGGGACTGGTTGTACCGGTGCTGCGCGATGCAGATAAAATGAGCTTCGTGCAGATAGAGAAAGCGATTGCGCAGTTTGTGGAGAAAGCTCGCAACCGCACGCTCACGTTGGAGGAACTGCAGGGCGGTACGTTCACTATAACCAACGGCGGGGTGTTCGGCTCGTTGCTGTCCACTCCCATCCTGAACCCGCCGCAGGTGGGCATTCTGGGGATGCACCGCATTCAGGAGCGACCGGTGGTGGTAGAGGGGCAAATCGTTATTCGCCCGATGATGTACGTCGCGCTGAGCTATGACCATCGTGTGGTGGA